A stretch of Arcobacter arenosus DNA encodes these proteins:
- a CDS encoding iron-sulfur cluster assembly scaffold protein, whose amino-acid sequence MAKNDLITGSIWDEYSNQVIRRMDDPTHQGEITEEQAKQMGGKLIVADFGAESCGDAVRLYWCVNPETDVILDSKFKSFGCGTAIASSDAMAELCVGKKVQDAVKITNIDVEKALRDHPDVPAVPPQKMHCSVMAYDVIKKAAGTYLNVDMESFEEEQIICECARVTLGTLQEVIRINDLKTVEQITDFTKAGAFCKSCIKPGGHEEKDIYLVDILSDVRAQMEQEKLKAAADTTESGENSFDKMTIVQRIKVIDTVLDTDIRPMLMMDGGNMEIIDIKDNMPHYDLYIRYLGACNGCASGDTGTLYAIESVLKQKVDENIRVLPI is encoded by the coding sequence ATGGCTAAAAATGATTTAATTACTGGTTCAATTTGGGACGAATACTCAAATCAAGTTATTAGAAGAATGGATGACCCAACTCATCAAGGTGAAATTACAGAAGAGCAAGCAAAACAGATGGGTGGAAAATTAATCGTTGCTGACTTTGGTGCAGAATCATGTGGAGATGCAGTTAGACTTTATTGGTGTGTAAATCCTGAAACTGATGTAATTTTAGATTCTAAATTTAAATCTTTTGGTTGTGGTACAGCTATTGCTTCATCTGATGCTATGGCAGAACTTTGTGTTGGAAAAAAAGTTCAAGATGCAGTAAAAATTACAAATATTGATGTTGAAAAAGCACTTAGAGACCATCCAGATGTTCCTGCAGTTCCACCACAAAAAATGCACTGTTCAGTTATGGCATATGATGTTATTAAAAAAGCAGCGGGAACTTATCTTAATGTAGATATGGAATCTTTTGAAGAAGAGCAAATTATCTGTGAATGTGCAAGGGTAACATTAGGTACTTTACAAGAAGTTATTAGAATCAATGACCTTAAAACAGTTGAACAAATTACAGATTTTACAAAAGCTGGAGCATTTTGTAAATCATGTATTAAACCAGGTGGACATGAAGAAAAAGATATCTATTTAGTTGATATTTTATCTGATGTTAGAGCTCAAATGGAACAAGAAAAATTAAAAGCAGCTGCTGATACAACTGAATCAGGTGAAAATTCATTTGATAAAATGACTATTGTTCAAAGAATTAAAGTTATCGATACAGTTTTAGATACAGATATTAGACCTATGCTTATGATGGATGGTGGTAATATGGAGATTATTGATATTAAAGATAATATGCCTCACTACGATTTATATATTAGATATTTAGGTGCATGTAATGGTTGTGCATCAGGAGATACTGGTACATTATATGCTATTGAATCAGTACTTAAACAAAAAGTTGACGAGAATATTAGAGTATTACCAATCTAA
- a CDS encoding NifS family cysteine desulfurase, which produces MEVYLDNNATTKVDPEVFKAMEPFFCHIYGNPNSLHKFGAGTHPKMIEALNYLYEGINAADEDDIIITGNATESNNTVIKGIWVDKILNGNKNHIITSEVEHPAITATCKFLETQGVSVTYLPVNEEGVLEASSVKDYIREDTALVSIMWANNETGKLFPIKEIGAICKEAGVPFHTDATQAIGKVPVDVQACNVNYLSFSAHKFHGPKGVGGLYVQDGFALTPLLHGGEQMGGHRAGTVDVASMVGMGVAMKLATSPMALAYEENHVRKLRDKLENAILEIPETIVIGGKENRTPNTTLISIRGVEGESMLWDMNQKAIGASTGSACASEDLEANPVMNAFGSDSELAHTGVRFSLSRFNTEEEIDYAIDVIKNAIHRLRNISSSYAYTPKNHVSQL; this is translated from the coding sequence ATGGAAGTATATTTAGACAATAATGCGACAACAAAGGTAGATCCAGAAGTATTTAAAGCAATGGAACCATTCTTTTGTCACATTTATGGAAACCCAAATTCATTACATAAGTTTGGAGCTGGAACACATCCTAAGATGATTGAAGCTTTAAACTATTTATATGAAGGTATTAATGCAGCTGATGAAGATGATATTATTATTACAGGAAATGCAACAGAGAGTAATAATACAGTTATCAAAGGTATTTGGGTTGATAAAATATTAAATGGAAATAAAAATCATATAATTACTTCAGAAGTTGAACACCCAGCAATTACTGCAACATGTAAATTTTTAGAAACTCAAGGTGTGAGTGTAACTTATTTACCAGTTAATGAAGAGGGTGTTTTAGAAGCATCATCTGTAAAAGATTATATTAGAGAAGATACAGCTTTAGTATCTATTATGTGGGCGAATAATGAAACTGGTAAACTTTTCCCAATCAAAGAGATTGGAGCTATTTGTAAAGAAGCAGGAGTACCTTTTCATACTGATGCAACTCAGGCAATTGGTAAAGTTCCTGTTGATGTTCAAGCATGTAATGTAAACTATTTATCGTTTTCTGCACATAAATTCCATGGACCAAAGGGTGTTGGTGGATTGTATGTTCAAGATGGTTTTGCTTTAACTCCATTATTACATGGTGGTGAGCAAATGGGTGGACATAGAGCTGGAACTGTTGATGTAGCTTCTATGGTTGGAATGGGTGTTGCAATGAAATTAGCAACTTCACCTATGGCTTTAGCTTATGAAGAAAATCATGTTAGAAAACTAAGAGATAAATTAGAAAATGCAATCTTAGAGATTCCAGAAACAATAGTAATTGGTGGAAAAGAAAATAGAACTCCTAATACAACACTAATCTCAATTAGAGGTGTTGAAGGTGAATCAATGTTATGGGATATGAATCAAAAAGCAATTGGTGCTTCTACTGGTTCAGCCTGTGCCTCTGAAGACTTAGAAGCAAATCCTGTTATGAATGCCTTTGGTAGTGACAGTGAATTAGCTCATACAGGTGTAAGATTTTCATTAAGTAGATTTAATACTGAAGAAGAGATTGATTATGCGATTGATGTGATTAAAAATGCAATACATAGATTAAGAAATATTTCAAGTTCATATGCATACACACCAAAAAATCACGTATCACAATTATAA
- a CDS encoding MlaD family protein: MEHSKTKVRVGIFVFILFLNFIAAIVYIVIEKGLLEKRYSYTFNSYSAESFFVGMPIKVSGFTIGKLDSIELLDNGTVDFVFSVNEKNQKWINEGSLLMLKKPLLGSSHIILYSAIGNSILNDGSKLDIIVSNDIDDLVLKLNPVVTKLENIVNSVDKITTYLAKDDSELMKIVKNIEKFTSLLIENKSLLTTITGNEKATNSLIDSMEKLPSLMNNINKISSNVDKEIIPEVTKFIKELSEIAKDIENKLQKLDGVVNSVGSYDKDLLQIKDGIKTGILKSNEIIEKVDNLFQNQTDKKVILP; this comes from the coding sequence ATGGAACACAGTAAAACAAAAGTTAGAGTTGGAATATTTGTATTTATTTTATTTTTAAATTTTATTGCAGCAATTGTTTACATTGTTATAGAAAAAGGTCTTTTAGAAAAAAGGTACTCTTATACTTTTAATTCATATAGTGCAGAATCTTTTTTTGTTGGTATGCCCATAAAGGTTTCTGGATTTACAATTGGTAAATTAGATTCAATTGAATTATTAGATAATGGAACAGTAGATTTTGTTTTTAGTGTTAATGAAAAAAATCAAAAATGGATTAATGAAGGAAGTTTATTGATGTTAAAAAAACCATTATTAGGTTCTTCTCATATAATTCTTTATTCTGCAATTGGAAATTCAATTTTAAATGATGGTTCAAAACTAGATATAATTGTTAGTAATGACATTGATGATTTAGTATTAAAGTTAAATCCTGTAGTTACAAAATTAGAGAATATAGTAAATTCAGTTGATAAGATAACAACATATTTAGCAAAAGATGATTCTGAATTGATGAAAATTGTAAAAAATATAGAAAAGTTTACTTCCCTTTTAATTGAAAATAAATCATTATTAACAACAATTACTGGAAATGAAAAAGCAACAAACTCCTTGATTGATAGTATGGAAAAATTGCCAAGTTTAATGAATAATATTAATAAAATAAGTTCTAATGTTGATAAAGAAATCATTCCTGAAGTTACAAAGTTTATAAAAGAATTGAGTGAAATCGCAAAAGATATTGAGAACAAATTACAAAAACTTGATGGTGTTGTTAATTCAGTTGGTTCATACGATAAAGATTTATTACAAATAAAAGATGGAATTAAAACAGGAATATTAAAATCAAATGAGATAATTGAAAAAGTAGATAATCTTTTCCAAAATCAAACAGATAAAAAGGTTATTTTACCATGA
- a CDS encoding ABC transporter permease yields MFLKFLENTGDKTILSVKEGFSFIFFVFESILNILNPFSYNKTMFKNLVLEIYESSIKRFLSFLFLAVVLGSILILIAMIFAIRFNLVEQIGVLLISFIVNEFSPIFTTLFFIFVYGLSIQEKTKLESLNDKNDILNLYNAKLVNCIFLVPLMSFLFATLMILSACVVSIFFLDFSLETYKNLIINSISLENIFILLIKSSVSSLLTMLVPIFYANKLRQFNKNINVASSLKIFIIMLIILLSIELASILIVY; encoded by the coding sequence TTGTTTCTGAAGTTTTTAGAAAATACAGGAGATAAAACAATCCTATCTGTAAAAGAGGGGTTTAGTTTTATTTTTTTTGTATTTGAGTCAATTTTAAATATTCTTAACCCTTTTAGTTACAATAAAACTATGTTTAAAAATCTTGTTTTAGAGATTTATGAAAGTAGTATAAAAAGATTTCTCTCTTTTTTGTTTTTAGCTGTTGTTTTGGGTTCTATTTTAATTTTAATAGCAATGATATTTGCAATAAGGTTTAATTTAGTGGAACAAATTGGGGTTTTATTAATCTCATTTATTGTAAATGAATTTTCTCCAATATTTACAACTTTATTTTTTATTTTTGTCTATGGCTTAAGTATACAAGAAAAAACAAAACTTGAAAGTTTAAATGATAAAAATGATATTCTTAATTTATATAATGCAAAACTTGTTAATTGTATTTTTTTAGTACCTTTGATGTCCTTTTTATTTGCAACTTTGATGATTTTAAGTGCTTGTGTTGTTTCTATATTTTTTTTAGATTTTAGTTTAGAAACATATAAAAATTTGATTATAAACTCTATATCTTTAGAAAATATATTTATATTACTTATAAAATCTTCTGTATCAAGTCTTTTGACTATGTTAGTACCTATATTTTATGCAAATAAATTAAGACAATTTAACAAAAATATTAATGTTGCTTCTAGTCTAAAAATTTTTATTATAATGTTGATAATACTTTTAAGTATTGAATTGGCATCAATTTTGATTGTTTATTAA
- a CDS encoding transporter substrate-binding domain-containing protein: MKNLLIVFSSILVLFLVGCGEKKEDVKTQEEPQKKVLKVGMELAYPPFEMSDKDGTPSGVSVDMAKALGEYLGRDVVIENIAWDGLIPSLKTGKIDIIISSMTITEERKKSIAFSIPYAQSSLAILANKNSGITSIDDLNVTGKKVAVKKGSTGHIYAKDNLPNAEVLVFDKEAACVLEVVQGKADGFIYDQLTIYKNYAKNMDTTVPLLQSFQKDFEYWGVALRQNDPLIEEVNTFIKRAKDDGTFDTFANKYLTDAKKTFDELGIPFFF; encoded by the coding sequence ATGAAGAACTTGTTAATAGTATTTTCATCTATTTTAGTACTTTTTCTAGTAGGATGTGGTGAAAAAAAAGAGGACGTTAAAACACAAGAGGAACCTCAAAAAAAGGTTTTAAAAGTTGGTATGGAATTAGCTTATCCACCCTTTGAAATGAGCGATAAAGATGGAACACCTTCAGGGGTTTCAGTTGATATGGCAAAGGCCTTAGGTGAATATTTAGGAAGAGATGTTGTAATAGAAAACATTGCATGGGATGGACTTATTCCATCACTAAAAACTGGAAAAATTGATATAATAATCTCTTCTATGACAATTACTGAAGAGAGAAAAAAATCGATTGCTTTTTCAATTCCTTATGCTCAAAGTTCCCTTGCAATCTTAGCAAATAAGAATTCAGGTATAACATCAATAGATGATTTAAATGTCACAGGTAAAAAAGTTGCAGTAAAAAAAGGCTCAACTGGACATATCTATGCAAAAGATAATTTACCTAATGCTGAAGTTTTAGTTTTTGATAAAGAGGCAGCTTGTGTTCTTGAAGTTGTTCAAGGTAAAGCTGATGGTTTTATTTATGATCAATTAACTATTTATAAAAACTATGCAAAAAATATGGATACAACTGTTCCATTGTTACAATCTTTTCAAAAAGATTTTGAGTATTGGGGAGTTGCTTTAAGACAAAATGACCCACTAATAGAAGAGGTAAATACTTTTATTAAAAGAGCAAAAGATGATGGAACATTTGATACCTTTGCAAATAAATATTTAACAGATGCTAAAAAAACATTTGATGAACTTGGCATTCCATTCTTCTTCTAG
- a CDS encoding amino acid ABC transporter permease, whose product MFKNVSYTFNWDSVWEYRQKFIDGFFMTIIISFFALILSFIIGLFFAYAQNSKLIILRFFSRFYIEIIRGTPLLVQILIFFYVFANNLGFENRYIVGTVILALFAGAYVSEIIRGAIESVDFEQYETALSLGMTNYQMYRYIIFPQAFRRMLPALTGQFASIIKDSSLLSIISISEFTMNAQEVNAYTYSTLESYIPLAVGYLLLTYPISYYTNKLEANIRK is encoded by the coding sequence ATGTTTAAAAATGTATCTTACACTTTTAACTGGGATAGTGTTTGGGAATATAGACAAAAATTTATTGATGGTTTTTTTATGACTATCATCATCTCATTTTTTGCTTTAATTCTAAGTTTTATAATTGGTTTGTTTTTTGCTTATGCACAAAATTCAAAACTAATAATTCTTAGATTTTTTTCAAGATTTTATATTGAAATTATAAGAGGAACTCCCCTACTTGTTCAAATTCTTATATTCTTTTATGTATTTGCTAATAATTTAGGTTTTGAAAATAGATATATTGTTGGGACTGTTATTTTGGCACTTTTTGCAGGAGCTTATGTAAGTGAAATTATAAGAGGTGCAATAGAATCAGTGGATTTTGAACAATATGAAACTGCTTTAAGTCTTGGAATGACAAATTATCAAATGTACAGATATATAATCTTTCCCCAAGCATTTAGAAGAATGTTACCAGCGTTGACAGGACAATTTGCAAGTATTATAAAAGACTCATCCCTTTTATCAATTATCTCTATTAGTGAATTTACAATGAATGCCCAAGAAGTTAATGCATATACTTATTCAACCTTAGAAAGCTATATCCCACTAGCAGTAGGATATTTACTTTTAACATACCCTATTTCTTACTACACAAATAAACTAGAGGCAAATATACGTAAATAA
- a CDS encoding BrnT family toxin, translated as MFKNKTIRYSFEKNEILKKDRDISFEDVILSIENGNLLDDIEHPNKEKYPNQNIFIILVKIKDYVYLVPYVEDEDSIFLKTIIPSRQMNKKYNKGAKNDT; from the coding sequence ATGTTTAAAAATAAAACTATAAGATATTCTTTTGAAAAAAATGAGATTTTAAAAAAAGATAGAGATATTAGTTTTGAAGATGTGATTTTAAGTATTGAAAATGGAAACTTATTAGATGATATTGAACATCCAAATAAGGAAAAATATCCAAATCAAAATATATTTATAATCTTGGTTAAAATTAAAGATTATGTATATTTAGTACCTTATGTTGAAGATGAAGATTCAATATTTTTAAAGACAATTATTCCTTCAAGACAGATGAATAAAAAGTATAATAAAGGAGCTAAAAATGACACTTGA
- a CDS encoding transposase, producing the protein MNRGVNRCDVFNHVNDKDMFLQIINKTAKIHKVILHTYALMDNHYHLLIETQNENLSTFMRIINGDSSSGV; encoded by the coding sequence ATAAATAGAGGAGTAAATAGATGCGATGTCTTTAATCATGTAAATGATAAAGATATGTTTTTGCAAATTATAAATAAAACAGCAAAAATACATAAAGTAATTTTACATACCTATGCTCTTATGGATAATCATTACCACTTATTAATTGAAACACAAAATGAAAACTTATCCACTTTTATGAGAATAATAAATGGAGATTCATCCTCTGGGGTGTAG
- a CDS encoding class I SAM-dependent methyltransferase, whose product MKELNFLHKDTFSYEEYKQMVKEYHEQDKVLDWFDYIYQSANGDFSKVFWADLEASPFLIEWLKKKIVQKSNKKACVIGCGVGDDAEALSDFGFEVTAFDISQTAIELCKNRYPNSNVKYVIADLFNYPKEWFESFDVVYECNTIQVLPNEYRKKARASMSSLLAKNGYILVSCRSREEGEKEDEIPKPLSKSELDEFISIDKLEEQSFLAYDDKQTPSVPHYFAVYKKNI is encoded by the coding sequence ATGAAAGAACTAAATTTTTTACACAAAGATACATTCTCATATGAAGAATATAAACAAATGGTAAAAGAATACCACGAACAAGACAAAGTTTTAGATTGGTTTGATTATATTTATCAAAGTGCCAATGGTGATTTTTCTAAAGTTTTTTGGGCGGATTTGGAAGCAAGCCCTTTTTTAATTGAATGGTTAAAGAAAAAAATAGTTCAAAAATCAAATAAAAAAGCATGTGTTATTGGTTGTGGTGTGGGAGATGATGCCGAAGCTTTAAGTGATTTTGGTTTTGAAGTTACAGCCTTTGATATCTCACAAACTGCAATTGAACTTTGCAAAAATAGATACCCAAATTCAAATGTTAAATATGTAATTGCCGATTTATTTAATTACCCAAAAGAGTGGTTTGAATCTTTTGATGTAGTTTATGAGTGTAATACAATTCAAGTTTTACCAAATGAATATAGAAAAAAAGCAAGGGCTTCAATGAGCTCACTTCTTGCAAAAAATGGATATATTTTAGTTTCATGTAGAAGTAGAGAAGAAGGGGAAAAAGAAGATGAAATTCCAAAACCTCTTAGCAAATCTGAACTTGATGAATTTATCTCAATTGATAAACTAGAAGAACAAAGTTTCTTAGCCTATGATGATAAGCAAACTCCAAGTGTTCCTCACTACTTTGCTGTTTATAAAAAAAATATTTAA
- a CDS encoding cache domain-containing protein translates to MKTLNKTVFILLVITALALSILFYKLTLINKSNNLINNLENAMTTTRYLFEEQKRYALSLSIILAQDKELIDSFKQKNREKSFEVVNRKIKLLKKLQNSQIDVQIHNKDLSTYLRSWNLSIKDIPLESFRHGIVKAHKDKKPIVSIELGKRLNIKAISPLVENNKIIGSIEVIIGFEYLEQELKKEGLDTYILLKNKFLNIADTLKENTKIGQYTLVNDKNKEIEPLKSEVLNQLKDYGYFTNENKAFSYFSIYSFKRERLGYIIISLANNDSIKIYKSYEKNRSIKSEGVLIE, encoded by the coding sequence TTGAAAACATTAAATAAAACAGTATTTATATTGCTTGTAATAACTGCTCTTGCCTTATCAATTTTATTTTATAAATTAACTTTAATAAATAAAAGTAACAACCTAATAAACAATTTAGAAAATGCTATGACAACTACAAGATATCTTTTTGAAGAACAAAAAAGATATGCCTTATCTCTTTCGATAATTTTGGCTCAAGATAAAGAGTTAATTGACAGTTTTAAACAAAAAAATAGAGAAAAAAGCTTTGAAGTTGTAAATAGAAAAATCAAACTTCTTAAAAAACTACAAAACAGTCAAATTGATGTACAAATTCATAACAAAGATTTAAGCACCTATTTACGAAGTTGGAATCTATCCATAAAAGATATTCCCCTTGAAAGCTTTAGGCATGGTATTGTAAAAGCACACAAAGATAAAAAACCTATTGTATCTATAGAATTAGGAAAAAGATTAAATATAAAAGCAATCTCCCCTTTAGTTGAAAACAATAAAATAATTGGTTCAATTGAGGTAATTATTGGATTTGAGTATTTAGAACAAGAATTAAAAAAAGAGGGATTAGATACATATATTCTTTTGAAAAACAAATTTCTCAATATTGCAGACACTCTAAAAGAAAACACAAAAATAGGTCAATACACTTTAGTAAATGATAAAAATAAAGAGATAGAACCTTTAAAAAGTGAAGTTCTAAATCAGCTAAAAGATTATGGATATTTTACAAATGAAAATAAAGCATTTTCATATTTTTCTATTTATTCATTTAAAAGGGAAAGGCTAGGATATATAATAATCTCTTTAGCAAATAATGACTCTATAAAAATTTATAAATCATATGAAAAAAATAGATCAATCAAAAGTGAAGGAGTATTAATAGAATGA
- a CDS encoding response regulator transcription factor, translating to MKILLLEDDYDYKNSIKEYLETLNYDVDDFDNGDEAYDAIFEKNYQLLILDIRVPGINGYEIVKALRKENNDIPVIFITSLTDINNLSMGYELGCNDYIKKPFSPKELKYRIEQLIKTFYFNTNDKKIKIKEDFFYDILNKQLFKNEQKINFTKKEEDIVFLLISCKNSFVSINQLREEIWEGKYMNEADIRVFIKNIRDKTSKDFIETKRGIGYKIERTGK from the coding sequence ATGAAAATACTTTTACTAGAAGATGATTATGACTACAAAAATAGTATAAAAGAGTATCTGGAAACATTAAACTATGATGTTGATGATTTTGATAACGGAGATGAAGCTTATGATGCAATCTTTGAAAAAAACTATCAACTACTAATTTTAGATATTAGAGTCCCTGGAATAAATGGCTATGAGATAGTAAAAGCTTTGAGAAAAGAGAATAATGATATTCCAGTTATATTTATAACATCACTAACTGATATAAACAATCTTAGTATGGGTTATGAGTTAGGGTGTAATGATTATATTAAAAAACCCTTTTCACCAAAAGAGTTAAAGTATCGTATAGAACAACTAATAAAAACATTTTATTTTAATACCAATGATAAAAAAATCAAGATAAAAGAAGATTTCTTTTATGATATTTTGAACAAACAACTTTTTAAAAATGAGCAAAAAATCAATTTTACTAAAAAAGAGGAAGATATAGTTTTTTTATTGATTAGTTGTAAGAACTCTTTTGTAAGTATAAATCAATTAAGAGAAGAGATTTGGGAAGGCAAGTATATGAATGAAGCTGATATTAGAGTATTTATTAAAAATATCAGAGATAAAACCTCAAAAGATTTTATTGAAACAAAAAGAGGGATAGGATATAAAATTGAAAGAACTGGTAAATAA
- a CDS encoding sensor histidine kinase, which translates to MKELVNKNHLIKLSISYALVIVILIFIPTYFYTKSEIKNYTLNQENLVKQHGLNIQRAIYDFTNSKNDIFYFPKSFNINAYIYNIDNKIIYASSNKEISHDKSFIIKKFTLNKNRLNAKTLVISKKLNLNEIYLKISILVLSIGLFTFISAYLILKQTVTPYKKANKYLDRFFNDAMHELKTPLGILQLNLELLEDKYEDSKEVKRSLNAVKNLQLTYEDIEYLMKQNIVSYTKENFDFSIFLKQRIDIFKGLAHSKNISINENIDDNINININRIELQRVIDNTLSNAIKYSNESSQINITLRKNTQNQTLFSVEDFGKGIKDTSKIFHRYHREETIQGGFGIGLNIVKNICDKNLIQIDIKTKLNVGTNFTYKFS; encoded by the coding sequence TTGAAAGAACTGGTAAATAAAAACCACCTCATAAAACTATCTATTTCCTACGCTTTAGTTATAGTCATACTAATTTTTATACCTACATATTTTTATACAAAAAGTGAAATAAAAAACTATACACTCAATCAAGAAAATCTTGTAAAACAACATGGTTTAAATATACAAAGAGCTATATATGATTTTACAAATTCTAAAAACGATATTTTTTATTTTCCAAAATCTTTTAATATAAATGCATATATTTATAACATAGATAACAAAATCATTTATGCTTCCTCAAATAAAGAAATATCCCATGATAAGAGCTTTATTATAAAAAAATTTACACTAAATAAAAATAGATTAAATGCAAAAACACTTGTAATAAGTAAAAAATTAAATCTAAATGAGATATATCTAAAAATATCAATTTTAGTTTTGAGTATTGGATTATTTACTTTTATCAGTGCTTATTTAATACTAAAACAAACCGTTACTCCCTATAAAAAAGCTAATAAATACTTAGATAGATTTTTTAATGATGCAATGCATGAACTTAAAACTCCATTAGGAATATTACAATTAAATTTAGAATTATTAGAAGACAAATATGAAGATTCAAAGGAAGTAAAAAGATCACTTAATGCAGTAAAAAATTTACAATTAACCTATGAAGATATAGAATATCTTATGAAACAAAATATAGTTTCATATACAAAAGAAAACTTTGATTTTTCTATATTTTTAAAACAAAGAATCGATATATTTAAAGGTCTTGCCCATTCAAAAAATATTTCTATAAATGAAAATATTGATGATAATATAAATATTAATATAAATAGAATTGAACTTCAAAGAGTAATTGATAATACACTCTCAAATGCAATAAAGTATTCTAATGAATCTTCACAAATAAATATAACTCTAAGAAAAAATACTCAAAACCAAACACTTTTTAGTGTTGAAGATTTTGGCAAAGGGATAAAAGATACATCAAAAATATTCCATAGATACCATAGAGAAGAGACTATTCAAGGAGGCTTTGGAATTGGACTTAATATCGTCAAAAATATCTGTGATAAAAATCTTATACAAATAGATATAAAAACAAAACTAAATGTAGGAACAAACTTTACATACAAGTTTTCTTAA
- a CDS encoding c-type cytochrome: MKFLISILLLATISFANEMLAPKDYPTGEVGKLVKLGEDIVNNTDTHPLTKDFVGNKLQCKSCHLKGPDGKVGTGKGISSWVGTAAQFPAWSKREKTVQSLQDRSNNCFMRSMNGKRLIVDSKASMAIAAYITWLSEGTPIKMNEKGPWSTHNTKLYPKGVKHFKAIQKKATHENYLAGKDVYAKKCASCHGQNGEGIAVFPPLWGKDANGNWLSYNTGAGMSKLDKAASWVRSNMPLGQGGSLSDQEVADVVLFMNAQERAPFDLQKALLPKEEMGYYNSAVLEEKHTVESNFKSLGLDLQQIKTGK, encoded by the coding sequence ATGAAGTTTTTAATTTCAATACTACTTTTGGCAACAATCTCATTTGCAAATGAAATGCTTGCACCAAAAGATTATCCAACAGGTGAAGTTGGAAAACTTGTAAAATTAGGTGAGGATATTGTAAACAACACAGATACACACCCTCTAACAAAAGATTTTGTAGGAAATAAACTACAATGTAAAAGTTGTCACTTAAAAGGTCCTGATGGAAAAGTAGGTACTGGAAAAGGGATTTCTAGTTGGGTTGGTACAGCCGCACAATTTCCTGCTTGGTCAAAAAGAGAAAAAACAGTTCAATCTTTACAAGATAGATCAAATAACTGTTTTATGAGAAGTATGAATGGTAAAAGACTTATTGTAGATTCAAAAGCTAGTATGGCTATTGCAGCTTATATTACTTGGTTATCAGAAGGTACTCCTATTAAAATGAATGAAAAAGGTCCTTGGAGTACTCACAATACAAAACTATACCCAAAAGGTGTAAAACATTTTAAAGCAATTCAGAAAAAAGCAACACATGAAAACTATTTGGCTGGTAAAGATGTGTATGCAAAAAAATGTGCTTCATGTCATGGACAAAATGGAGAGGGTATAGCAGTATTTCCTCCACTATGGGGAAAAGATGCTAATGGTAACTGGTTAAGCTATAACACAGGTGCTGGTATGAGTAAATTAGATAAAGCTGCTTCATGGGTTAGATCTAATATGCCATTAGGACAAGGTGGAAGTTTAAGCGACCAAGAAGTGGCTGATGTTGTGTTATTTATGAATGCTCAAGAAAGAGCACCATTTGATCTTCAAAAAGCATTATTGCCAAAAGAAGAGATGGGATACTATAACTCAGCAGTTTTAGAAGAAAAACATACAGTAGAAAGCAACTTTAAATCTCTAGGACTTGATTTACAACAAATCAAAACTGGCAAATAA